The proteins below come from a single Acidovorax sp. NCPPB 4044 genomic window:
- the adhP gene encoding alcohol dehydrogenase AdhP — protein sequence MTAKTMKAAVVRAFGKPLSIEEVPIPTPSDDQILVKIEASGVCHTDLHAAEGDWPVKPNPPFIPGHEGVGFVAGVGRHVKHVKEGDRVGVPWLHSACGCCTHCLGGWETLCESQSNTGYSVNGGFADYALADPAYVGHLPAGIGFVDIAPVLCAGVTVYKGLKVTDTKPGDWVAISGIGGLGHMAVQYAKAMGLNVAAVDVEDDKLELAKQLGASVAVNARTTDPAAFLQKEIGGAHGALVTAVSPKAFEQALGMVRRGGTVSLNGLPPGNFPLPIFDMVLRGVTVRGSIVGTRLDLQESLDFAARGAVKATVATERLENINDVFARMHKGQIQGRIVLDMSA from the coding sequence ATGACCGCCAAGACCATGAAAGCCGCCGTCGTCCGTGCATTCGGCAAACCGCTCAGCATCGAAGAAGTGCCAATTCCGACACCCTCCGATGACCAGATCCTCGTCAAGATCGAGGCATCCGGCGTGTGCCATACCGACCTGCATGCCGCCGAGGGCGACTGGCCCGTCAAGCCGAACCCGCCCTTCATTCCGGGCCATGAGGGCGTCGGCTTCGTGGCCGGTGTGGGGCGCCATGTGAAGCACGTCAAGGAAGGTGATCGCGTGGGCGTTCCATGGCTCCACTCCGCCTGCGGTTGCTGCACGCATTGTCTGGGCGGATGGGAAACGCTCTGCGAATCGCAAAGCAACACCGGCTATTCGGTCAACGGAGGCTTTGCCGACTATGCGCTGGCCGATCCGGCCTATGTGGGGCACCTGCCAGCCGGCATCGGCTTCGTGGACATCGCGCCCGTGCTGTGCGCGGGCGTCACCGTATACAAAGGTCTCAAGGTCACAGACACGAAGCCCGGAGACTGGGTGGCCATTTCCGGCATCGGCGGTCTGGGCCACATGGCCGTGCAGTACGCCAAGGCCATGGGCCTCAATGTGGCTGCCGTGGATGTGGAAGACGACAAACTCGAACTGGCGAAGCAGCTGGGTGCCAGTGTGGCCGTCAACGCGAGGACCACCGACCCTGCGGCCTTTTTGCAGAAGGAGATCGGCGGTGCCCACGGCGCGCTGGTGACCGCAGTGTCGCCCAAGGCCTTCGAGCAGGCCCTGGGCATGGTGCGCCGCGGCGGCACCGTGTCGCTGAACGGACTGCCTCCGGGCAACTTCCCGCTGCCGATCTTCGACATGGTGCTGCGTGGCGTCACCGTGCGCGGCTCCATCGTGGGAACCCGCCTGGATCTGCAGGAGTCGCTCGACTTCGCCGCCCGCGGCGCCGTCAAGGCGACGGTGGCCACCGAGCGGCTGGAAAACATCAACGACGTTTTCGCGCGCATGCACAAAGGCCAGATCCAGGGCCGCATCGTGCTGGACATGTCTGCCTGA
- the adh gene encoding aldehyde dehydrogenase: MDMAEIANLGIANPYKKQYGNYIGGAWIAPIDGQYFENGSPIDGQVFTAIPRSNDKDINAALDAAHKAKTAWGKTSTTDRANILLKIADRMEANLLTLAVAETIDNGKPLRETMAADIPLAIDHFRYFAGAVRAQEGGISEIDHNTIAYHFHEPLGVVGQIIPWNFPILMAVWKLAPALAAGNCVVLKPAEQTPASILVLMELIGELLPPGVVNVVNGFGLEAGKPLASSPRIAKIAFTGETTTGRLIMQYASQNIIPVTLELGGKSPNIFFEDVMSADDAFFDKALEGFAMFALNQGEVCTCPSRALIQESIYEKFMERAIQRVAAIQQGHPLDKATMIGAQASQEQLEKILSYLDLGKQEGAECLIGGERNVLEGRLAGGYYVKPTVFKGHNRMRIFQEEIFGPVVSVATFKTEEEALEIANDTLYGLGAGVWSRDGARAFRMGRGIQAGRVWTNCYHAYPAHAAFGGYKQSGIGRENHKMMLDHYQQTKNLLVSYSPDKLGFF, translated from the coding sequence TCGCCAACCTCGGCATCGCCAACCCCTACAAGAAGCAATACGGCAACTACATCGGGGGCGCATGGATCGCACCCATCGACGGGCAGTATTTCGAGAACGGCTCCCCCATCGACGGTCAGGTGTTCACGGCGATCCCGCGTTCCAACGACAAAGACATCAACGCTGCACTGGATGCCGCGCACAAGGCCAAGACCGCGTGGGGAAAGACCTCCACCACGGACCGCGCCAACATCCTGCTGAAAATCGCCGACCGGATGGAGGCCAACCTGCTGACCCTGGCCGTGGCCGAGACCATCGACAACGGCAAGCCGCTGCGAGAAACGATGGCGGCGGACATCCCGCTGGCCATCGACCATTTCCGGTATTTCGCCGGGGCGGTTCGGGCCCAGGAAGGCGGCATCAGCGAGATCGACCACAACACCATCGCCTATCACTTCCATGAGCCCCTGGGCGTGGTCGGGCAGATCATCCCGTGGAACTTTCCGATCCTCATGGCCGTGTGGAAGCTCGCGCCCGCGCTGGCGGCTGGCAATTGCGTGGTGCTCAAACCGGCCGAACAGACCCCGGCATCGATCCTCGTCCTGATGGAGTTGATCGGCGAACTGCTGCCTCCGGGCGTCGTCAATGTCGTCAATGGCTTCGGACTGGAGGCCGGCAAGCCATTGGCCTCCAGCCCCCGGATCGCCAAGATCGCCTTCACGGGCGAAACCACGACCGGCCGGCTCATCATGCAGTACGCCAGCCAGAACATCATTCCCGTCACGCTGGAACTCGGCGGCAAGAGCCCGAACATCTTCTTCGAAGACGTGATGAGTGCCGACGATGCCTTCTTCGACAAGGCACTCGAGGGCTTTGCGATGTTTGCGCTCAACCAGGGCGAAGTGTGCACCTGCCCCAGCCGCGCGCTCATCCAGGAGTCGATCTACGAAAAATTCATGGAACGTGCCATCCAGCGGGTGGCGGCCATCCAGCAAGGGCATCCGCTGGACAAGGCGACCATGATCGGCGCGCAGGCGTCGCAGGAGCAACTGGAGAAAATCCTTTCGTACCTCGACCTGGGCAAGCAGGAAGGCGCCGAATGCCTCATCGGCGGCGAGCGCAACGTGCTGGAAGGCCGCCTGGCCGGGGGTTACTACGTCAAGCCCACCGTCTTCAAGGGCCACAACAGGATGCGCATCTTCCAGGAAGAGATCTTCGGGCCTGTGGTGTCCGTGGCAACGTTCAAGACCGAAGAAGAGGCTTTGGAAATCGCCAACGACACGCTCTACGGCCTCGGCGCAGGGGTCTGGAGCCGCGATGGGGCACGTGCCTTCCGAATGGGCCGCGGCATCCAGGCCGGGCGTGTCTGGACCAACTGCTACCACGCCTATCCGGCCCATGCGGCGTTCGGCGGGTACAAGCAATCGGGCATCGGCCGGGAAAACCACAAGATGATGCTCGACCACTACCAGCAGACCAAGAACCTGCTCGTGAGCTACAGCCCCGACAAGTTGGGCTTCTTCTGA